ACGACCGCGACATCGGTCTTGCTGTTGCCCGCGTCGACGGCGAGGACGGTCCCGCCGTCGCCCGCACCGTCCCTGGGCACGGTCACCGTCACGCCCACGCGAGGTGCTCCCGGTTGTGCGCGATCAGCCGGTCGGTGAGACCGTCGGCCAGCGCGTACTGGCCGACCAGGGGATGCGCGAGCAGCGCCCGGAACACCCGCTCGCGGCCCCCGCGCAGGGCGGCCTCCAGGGCCAGGTCCTCGTACGCGGTGACGTTCGCCATCAGCCCCGCGAACAGTGGGTCCACCGGCGCCACGGGCAGCGGGGCGGCCCCCGAGCGCCCGACCGCCGCCTGCACCTCGATCACCGCGTCGTCGGGCAGGAACGGCAGCGTCCCCCGGTTGTGGGTGTTCACCACCTGGTACGGGCTGCCGCCCCCGCCCAGCAGGGAGGCGGCGAGGTCGACGGCGGCCTCCGAGTAGTAGGCGCCGCCCCGCCTGCCCAGCAGCGCCGGCTTCTCGTCGAGCGCCGGGTCGCCGTACATCGTCAGCAACTCCCGTTCCATCGCGGCCACTTCCGCGGCCCGCGACGGCTTCGTACCCAGCTCCCGTACGACCTCGTCGTGCGCGTAGAAGTAGCGCAGGTAGTAGGACGGCACGACGCCCAGGCGGTCGAGGACGCCGCTCGGCAGGCGCAGGTCCCCGGCGATCGCGTCGCCGTGCTCGGCGAGCAGCTTCGGCAGGACGTTCTCGCCCTCGGGGCCGCCGAGTCGCACATGGGTTTCCCAGGTGAGGTGGTTCAGACCCACATGGTCCAGATGCACATCGGTGGGGGCGACCCCCAGCATGGTGGCGAACTTGCGCTGGAATCCGATCGCCACGTTGCACAGTCCGACCGCCTTGTGACCGGCCTGGAGGAGGGCGCGGGTCACGATGCCGACGGGGTTGGTGAAATCGATGATCCAGGCGTCCGGGTTGGCCCGCCGGACACGCTCGGCGATGTCGAGCACCACCGGGACCGTACGCAGCGCCTTGGCGAGGCCGCCCGCGCCGGTGGTCTCCTGGCCGACGCAGCCGCACTCCAGCGGCCAGGTCTCGTCCTCGTTGCGGGCGGCCTGCCCGCCCACGCGCAACTGGAGCAGCACCGCGTCGGCGCCCGCCACGCCCGCGTCGAGGTCGTCGGTCGTGGTGATCCGCCCGGGGTGCCCCTGCTTGGCGAAGATACGCCGGGCCAGCCCGCCGACCAGTTCGAGGCGGTCGAGCGCCGGGTCGACGAGGACCAGTTCCTCGACGGGCAGCGTGTCGCGCAGCCGCGCGAAGCCGTCGATGAGTTCAGGGGTGTAGGTGGAGCCCCCGCCCACTACTGCGAGTTTCATTCTCAGCCCTTCACTCCGGTGAGCGTGACGCCCTCGACGAACGCCTTCTGTGCGAAGAAGAACACGAGGATCACGGGTGCCATGACCAGGACGGTCGCGGCCATCGTCAGATTCCAGTCGGTGTGGTGCGCGCCCTTGAAGGACTCCAGGCCGTAGCTCAGGGTCCAGGCGGCGGGATTCTCGGACGCGTAGATCTGCGGTCCGAAGTAGTCGTTCCAGGCGTAGAAGAACTGAAACAGCGCGACGGCCGCGATTCCCGGCTTCGCCATCGGCAGCACGACCTTCAGCAGGGTCTTCAGCTCCCCGCAGCCGTCGACCCTCGCCGCGTCGAGGTACTCGTTCGGGATCGTCATCAAAAACTGCCGCAGCAGGAAGATGGAGAACGCGTCGCCGAACGCCATCGGGATGATCAGCGGCCACAGCGTGCCCGACAGATCCAGCTGCTTCGCCCAGAACAGGTACATCGGGATGATGATGACCTGCGGCGGCAGCATCATCATCGAGATGACCAGCATCAGAGACAGGTTCCGGCCACGGAAGCGGAACTTGGCGAGCGCGTACGCCACCGGGATCGAGGACGCGACCGTCAGCGCGGTGCCCACGCCCGCGTACAGGAGGGTGTTGCGCCACCAGGTGAGGAAGCCGGGGGTGTCGAAGACCTTCGTGTAGTTGCCCCACTCCCAGGTGTCCGGGACCAGGTCCCTGGTCAGTGTCTGGTCGTCGCTCATCAGCGAGGTCAGCACGACGAACACGAAGGGCAGCACGAAGAACAGCGCGGCGGCGACACCGAGCGCGTGCACGGCGATCCACTCCAGGAGCGCCTTGCGGCGGGCGGTGCGCTCGGCGGGGGTGACGGGCGGCTTCGGTGCCGCCGGGTCCACGTGCCGCGCCGGTACGCGGACTTCGGTCGTCTGGGCCATGGGTTCAGTCACCTGCCTGGATGAGACCGCCGCGGCGCCGCATCAGGAACGCGGTGAACAGCATGGACAGCGCGAACAGCACCAGCGCGACCACGCACGCGGAGCCGTAGTCGAACCGCTGGAAGCCGAGGTTGTAGACGAGCTGGGGCAGGGTGAGCGTCGACTTGTCGGGGTAGCCCGGTTCGAACTGCTGGCCCGAGCCGCCGATGATCCCGGAGGCCACCTTCCCCGCGACCAGTGGCTGTGTGTAGTACTGCATCGTCTGGATGACCCCCGTGACGACGGCGAACATCACGATCGGCGAGATGTTCGGCAGGGTCACGAACCGGAACCGCTGCCAGGCCGACGCGCCGTCCAGCTCGGCGGCCTCGTACTGCTCCCTCGGTACGTCGAGCAGCGCGGCCATGAAGATGACCATCAGGTCGCCGACGCCCCACAGGGCCAGCATGGTGAGCGCGGGCTTGGACCAGGTGGCGTCCGTGAACCAGCCGGGCGTCGGCAGACCGAGGTCGCCGAGGACCGAGTTCACCGGTCCCGTACCTGGGTTGAGCAGGAACACGAAGGCCAGCGTGGCGGCGACCGGCGGCGCCAGATAGGGCAGGTAGAACAGCGTGCGGAAGACTCCCGCGCCGGTCTTGATCTTCGTGATCAGCAGGCCGATGCCCAGGCCGAAGACGACCCGGAAGGTGACCATGACGAGCACCAGCCACAGGGTGTTGCGCAGGGCGGGCCAGAACATGGGGTAGTCGTTGAAGACGTAGCTCCAGTTGTCCAGCCCCCGGAACTCGGGGACACCGAAGCCGTCGTACTTCATGAACGAGAAGTACACGGTCGAGATCAGCGGGTACGCGAAGAAGACGCCGAAGCCGATCAGCCACGGCGACATGAAGGCGGCCGTGCGCAGGGCCTGTTTCCGGCGTTTGGTACGCAGAGTCGGTGTGAGGGTGGCCATGGGGCGCTACTTCGCCTGCTCGATGTCACGGTCGATCTGGTCGGCGGTCTTCTTCAGACCGGCCTTGAGATCCTTCACCTTCCCGGACTCGTACTGGTAGCCGAAGTCCTGCAGAGTCGTCTGGTACGTCGCGCCGTTGACGGAGGCCGGCGGGGTGTTCGACCCCGGGTGCCGGGCGATCTCCACGAAGGTCTTGAAGCCCCCCTCGACCTTCAGGTCGGGCGACTTGAGCGCGTCGAACGTGGACGGCACGTTGTGGATGGCGTTGGCGAACGACACGACGGCCTCGGTGTCGGTCGTCATGTACTTCATCAGTTCCCAGGCCGCGTTCTGCTTCTCGCTCTGCGGCGCGATACCCATGATCGTGCCGGACAGGAACCCCTTGCCGTACTCGTCCACCTCGTCGTCGGCGACGGGCATGGGTGCGGTGCCGATCTCGAACTTCACCCCCGCGTCCTTCGCCATCCCCAGCCGCCACTCGCCGTCGAGCTGCATCGCGACCTGGCCGGTCTGGAAGGGGTGCTTGGCGCCCCACTCGTCGCCGAACGTGTTGCGGTACCTCTCCAGCTTCTGGAACCCGCCGAGTTCGCCGACGAGCTTCTTCTGGTACGTGAACATCTCCGCGAAGGCCGGGTCCTCGGCGATGTTCGACTTGCCGCTCTTGTCGAAGTAGGAGTGGTCCCACTGCGACATGTAGTGGTCCACCACCGTCTCGTAGCCGTGGAAGTTCGGCATGAAGCCGAGCTGCGCGTAGGAGTCGCCCTTGGACTTGGTGAGCTTCTTCGCGTCCTCGGCGAACTCGGTCCAGGTCTTCGGGGGCGACTTGATGCCGGCCGCCTCGAAGGCGTCCTTGTTGTAGTAGAGGCCGTACGCGTCGCCGAGCAGCGGCAGCGCGCACCGGGTGCCCTCGAACTCGGTGTACTCCAGCATCGGCTTCGGGATGATCGCGTCGAGGTCGAGCTTCGACTTCTCGATGAACGGCTTGAGGTCGGCGAAGGCGCCCGACGAGCAGAACTTGCCGACGTTGGACGTGGTGAACGAGGAGACGACGTCGGGCCCGTTCGAACCGCCCGCGCGCAGGGCCTGGTTGAGCTTGTCGTCGTTGATGTTGCCGACGACCTTCACCTTGATGTTGGGGTGCGCCTTCTCGAAGCGGGCGATGTTCTCCTGGATCGCCTTCACCTCGGCGGGCGCGCTCCACCCGTGCCAGAACGTGATCGTGGTCTTCGCGTTCGGATCGTCCGTGGCGCCGGAGCCGGACGAGCCGGTACAGCCGGTACCGCCGGTGGCGAGGAGGGCTATCGACGCGGCGGCGAGCACCGCTTTACGGGGCATTCCGGGCATGACGGGGTCTCCCTATGAGCAGGGCGGGCTGGACGGGGAAGAGGGCGGAGCCGGGAAGAGGGTGTGCGGTGGCCCTGCGTCGGGCCGGTCGGGGGTCGGTCAGTGGGCCGAGGTGTCGAAGACCTCGTCGCGGGTGGCGGCGAGCGCGCTCTCCAGCGCGCCGCGCAGCACGGGCTGTTCATGGACGTCGCCGACGACGAGGCGCGGCCGGGACGCGGCCAGCTCCTCCAGCTCGGCCTGCACCAGCGCGCGCAGGGGTTCGCCGCCCCTGCTGAGCGAGGCGCCGCTGAGCACGACGAGTTCGGGGTCGAGGACGGAGACGAGCGAGGCGAGACCGGTGGCGAGCCCGGTTGCGTACGTCTTCAGCAGTTCCCGGTGCGGGCCCGCGTCGACGTCGGCGGCCTGCTCGACGAGGGCGGCGGCGACCTCGGTGTACGGGCCCGACGGGATGGGCTTGATGCCCAGTTCGCGGGCGAGCTTCGGGATGGCCTGGGAACCGGCCAGTTCCTGGTAACCACCGCTGTTGGCCTTGGTGACGTGCCGGACCAGGGGCGCGCCGGGTACGGGCAGGAAGCCGACCTCGCCCGCGCCGCCGGTCCAGCCGCGGTGCAGCCGTCCGCCGAGGACGAGGGCGGCGCCCAGGCCCCCCTCGTTCCACAGCAGGACGAAGTCGTCGTGGCCCCGGGCGGCGCCGAGCTGCTGTTCGGCGACGGCGGCGAGGTTGACGTCGTTCTCGTACTCGACGGGCATCGGCAGCGCCGCGGCGAGCTCGTCGAGCAGGGCGGGGGAGTGCCAGCCGGGCAGGTGGGAGGCGTAGCGCAGGCGGCCCGTGTTGGGGTCGAAGGCGCCGGGGGTGCCGATGACGAGCCGCTGGACGTCGGCCCGGACCAGCCCCGCCGCCTTCACCGCGCCGTCGAGGGCGTCGGTGACCTGTCGTACGACGGTGTGGGCGGCACGGCGGCCGGGGGTGGGCAGTTCGTACTCGCCGACCGTCCGCCCGGTCACATCGGCGACGGCGGCGAGGATGCGCTCGGGGGTGACGTCGAGCCCGGCGGCGTACGCGGCGGACGGATTCACCGCGTACAGCTGGGCGTTCGGCCCGGGGCGCCCTTCGCTCGTCCCGGTGACGACGACGAGCCCTGCCGCCTCCAGTCGGGCGAGCAGCTGGGAGGCGGTCGGCTTCGAGAGACCCGTCAGCTTGCCGATCCGGGTGCGGGAGAGCGGGCCGTGCTCCAGCAGGAGGTCGAGCGCGGCGCGGTCGTTCATGGCGCGCAGCACGCGAGGGGTACCCGGTGTGCCGGATGTTCCTGCCGTTCCCGCCATGACGGTCGCCACCTGCCTTTCGGCTGCCCAGCTTTCCAGTGTGATTACCGGAAAGTCCACCGAGGGATCACCTGGGATCACCGCTGGAGTCACTGTTAGGAAAGTTTCCTATCGATGGGAGGAAGGTAGGCCGGGGGTGGGGGAGACGTCAACAGGTTGCCCCCGCGGCAACGGAGTCGTTACCTGCGGGGGCGGGTGGTGCGAGGGCGGTGCGAGGGCGTCCGTGGCGGCTCACTCGAAGAACTTGAGGCTGAACCCGGTGTTGGTGGGGGAGCCGGGGACGTTGGCGCGGCTGTAGGTGGTGCTGCCCCACCAGACGGCCGTGCCCGTGTACCAGTAGCGGTTGGACCACGAGTACGGCGTGCCCTTCGCGACCGCGTGGAACATCGTCGGGAAGCGGTTGCCCGACGGCGGTCCGGCGGTGGCGTCGCCGCGCGGCAGGACGAACGTGTGGTGGCCGGGGCCGTCGACGTACAGCGTGGGGTCCCAGCCCGGCATCATGGTCGCGGCGTGCGAGCCGAAGAGGCAGCCGTTGCTCTTGTACCAGTCCCACACGTAGGTCGGGTCGCCGCCGGCCCGCAGGCGCAGGTCGGCGATGCAGTACTGGTCGCTCCAGCTGCCGTTGGCGGAGTACGCGATGTGCAGCTGCCCGTTGGGGTCCACGATCGGCTGGGGCGCCTCGTTGATGTACGGGTTGCCGACGATCCGCTCCCACGACTCACGCGGCTGCGAGATGACGTACCGGTCGCCGGTGGAGGTGGTGGGGCCGCTCATCCGGGCGACGTACAGGTTCTGCTCGACGTTGGTGTCACCGGCCCAGCCGGACCACACGAACCAGCGTTGGCCGTTGAAGGTGAAGGGGGCTCCGTCGATGGCCCACTTGTCGCCGGGCAGGGCGACCTTGGTGGCGGCGGAGTAGCCGGTGGCCGGGCTGGCCGAGCTGATGTGGTACATCCGGTGGGCGGCGCCGGTGCCGGCGGCGAAGTAGATGCGGTAGGCGCCGTCGTGGTGGACGATCTCGGGCGCCCAGACCTCACCGAGCCCGCCGGTGTCCCGCCACACCTGCTGCTTGGGCGCGCTCGCGATCCCCTCCAGGGTGGCCGCCGTCCGCACGGCGATCCCGCCGTCCACGGACTTGGCGGCGACGTAGAGGTCACCGACCTTGATGACGCTGGGGTCGGCGCCGCCGAGGGTGGTGCGGCCCCGGACGGACGCGGGCGCGTCGGCGGTCGCCGCGACGCCTCCCGCGGAGACGGCCCCGGCGGGCCCGGCGGCGGTCGCGGCCTGCCCGAGAGCGAGGAGGAGGGTGGCCGCGAGCCCGAGCGGAATCAGCCGGGCGAGCCGACGGCGGAGGGGAGGCATCAGATGGGTCCTCCTGATCGTGTCCACGTCAGAGAGCGCTCTCGGATCATCTCGGGGCGGTGCTCGGCCGTCAATACGGCGGAGGCCGGCTGCCTCGGCAGAACCATGGGGCAGGCGGCCGTGCACGACTTGAGGATGCCGCCGGCGTCACTCGAACGAACGCGCTGAACCGTTGCGGCGGCCGTCGAGGCCCCGTGCGGCGGTGAACTCCGCCCACGCTGTGGGGGAGAGGCGGAGTTTCGGGCCGTCGGGGTCCTTGAGGCGGGCCGTGCGGTCGAAGAAGTCGCTGTACGTGCCGTTCTCGGCCGGGTTCTCCACCCACACCGCAGCAGCGATGGCGTCCACGGGGACCACGTCCACGGCTCCCGTCTCCGCGAACGAGACGATGTTGAACGGGCCGGTGATGCAGGGGTGGCCGCCCGTGCGGAACGGCAGTACCCGGAGCCGTACGTTCGGAAGCTGGGCCACTTGCGGCAGGTGCTCCGACTGGGCCCGCATCACGGCGGGTCCGCCGACCAGTTGTCGTAGTGCGGCTTCCCGGACGACCGCGTACGCATGGAGCGGCTGTTCGCCACGTGCGGGGCGGTTCCGGAGTGCTTCCGGAACCGCCCCGCACGCGCATGAGCCCGTATGAGAAACCTCTCGCCCCTACTTCGCCCCACCCGACGGAACGACCGCCGGAGGTGTCAGGGGGGACGCCGCCTGGGACTGGGCCGAGCCGGTGTTCGAGTAGGCCGAGGGGGGTGCCATGCCCGCCGTCGGGTCCGCGGGCGGGGAGTCCTCCGCCGGGGCCGGGAGGCCGCCCACGATGCTGATGTCCGCACGGTCGAAGGCCTGCTTGATGCGCCAGCGCAGTTCGCGCTCCACGGAGAGGGCCTTGCCCGGCATGGTCTTCGCGCTGACGCGGACGACCATCGAGTCCAGGATCACGCTGTCCAGGCCCAGGACCTCTATCGGGCCCCACAGCCGCTCGTTCCAGGGCTCGTCCTTGCTCATCGCCTCGCCGACCTCGGCGAGCACCGAGCGGACGCGGTCCAGGTCCTCGTCCGAGCGGACCGTGACGTCGACGCCGGCCGTGGCCCAGCCCTGGGAGAGGTTGCCGATGCGTTTGACCTCGCCGTTGCGGACGTACCAGATCTCGCCGTTGTCGCCGCGGAGCTTGGTGACCCGCAGGCCCACCTCGATGACCTCGCCGGACGCCACCCCCGCGTCGACCGTGTCGCCTACGCCGTACTGGTCCTCCAGGATCATGAAAACGCCGGAGAGGAAATCCGTCACGAGGTTGCGGGCGCCGAAACCGATCGCCACACCCGCCACACCCGCCGAGGCCAGCAGCGGCGCCAGGTTGATCTGGAACGTGCCCAGGATCATCAGCGCCGCCGTGCCCACTATCAGGAAGGACGCGACCGAACGGAGGACCGAACCGATGGCCTGGGAGCGCTGGCGCCGGCGTTCGACGTTGACCAGGAGGCCGCCGAGCGCCGTGCCGTCGACGGCCTGGGCCGTTCGGTTCATCCGGTCGATGAACTTCGTGATGGTCCGCCGCACGGCCACTCTCAGCACCACCGCGATGATCACGATGAGCAGGACGCGCAGTCCGATGCTGAGCCAGGTGGACCAGTTCTGCTCCACCCAGCTTGCGGCGTTGGTGGCGCCTTCCTGGGCGTCCTGGAGCGTCGGTGACGTCGGTTCCTCGGTGGGATCGGCGACCGACAGGACGGACAAGAACACGGCAGGTACCTCCAGGCGTAGCGGCCCGCCCGTGGCAGGGGACAAGGGGACATTTGGTGGAATGCCTACGGGCGGAAACACCACACTAACGGGGCACCGTGTGCGGATCGTTGCAATGTTCGAGGGAGAGACTGTGCTCACGTGGGGATGAAGGAGATGTGGTCGAAAACACTCCCAGCCCGTTACCGGGACATGGTGGCGCTTCCACCAGGCATGAGGGGAGACTGACTGCAGATCGTCCCGGCGCGAGCCACGCGCCGCCGGCGTACAAGGAGGCCGTCCGTGCCGCATGTCCTGGTCCTCAACGCGTCGTACGAGCCCCTCGGCGTCGTACCGCTCCGCCGCGCACTCGTCCTGGTCCTTGAGAACAAGGCAGTTTCTCTTGAGGAATCCGGCGCCTTCATGCACAGCGCCACCGTCACCGTCCCCGCGCCCAGCGTGGTCCGGCTGAAGAGGTTCGTACGGGTCCCTTACCGGGGGCCCGTTCCGCTGACCCGACGGGCGCTGTTCGCCCGGGACGGCGGCCGGTGCATGTACTGCGGTGGCGTCGCAACCAGCGTCGACCACGTCATCCCGCGCAGCCGCGGGGGTCAGCACGTCTGGGACAACGTGGTGGCGTCCTGCCGCCGCTGCAACCACACCAAGGCCGACCGCCACCTGGTCGAGATCGGCTGGCGCCTGCGCCACAAACCCGCCCCGCCGTCGGGGCTCGCGTGGCGCATCATCGGCACCGGGCACCGGGACCCGCGCTGGCTGCCCTACCTGCAGCCGTACGGCGCGGAGGACGCGATGGCCCGGATCGACGGCATCTCCGCCTGACGATCCGGGCCTTTGGTTTGCCCCGGCCGGCTCCGGGCCCGCCCCCCGGGGCCCGGAGCCGCCCGGGTGCCGCTACGTGAAGCGCAGTTCCGCCGGGCGGAGCGTGCGGCGCAGCAGCGGCAGGGAGGTGGCGGCGGCGAGCAGACATGCCCCGTACACGGCCACGGGCACGAGCAGCGGGACCAGCACCGGCACGACGACGGCGTCCGCGGCCTTCGCGTACGCGAGGTGGACCGCCGTGCCGCCGGCCGCCGCGAGCAGCATCGCCGGGGCCAGCGGCAGCGCGGTCTCCAGGAGCAGCGCCCGGCCGAGCACCCGGTGCGGTACGCCCGCCGCGGCCTGCGCGGCCAGCCCCCGGCGCCGGGTGGCGAGCGATTCGGCGGTGCCCACGGCGAGCCCGCCCAGGCTGATCAGCAGCGCCAGCAGGACGGCCGCGCCCGTCAGATCGACGCCGGTGGTGTAGAACGCCACGTCGTGGGCCTCGTACGGCAGACCTTCCCGTGGGTGGTGCACGGCGTCGAGGAAGACCTGCCGTACGCCCACGAAGCCGACCCCCACCACGGCCACCAGGAGCACCGCGGCGTGGGTGCGCGCCGTGGCCCACGGGTCGCTGCGGAGCCGTTCGGCGGCGAGCAGGACCGCGGGGCTGCCGGTCCGCGCGGCGAGCCGCCCGCCGACGGCGCGGGCGGTGAGCCCGGCGACCGCCACCGCCCCCGTGCCGGTCAGCGCCACCGCGGCGAACACCAGCAGGGGCAGCGGGGTGGCCCCCGGTCCGGTGTTCCGCACCACGATCAGCAAGGTGGCCGGCCCCACCAGCACCGCCGGTACCAGCAGGGCGAGCGTGGCGGGCCTGCCGTGCTCCGGCCGTCGTACGCGGCGCACCCAGCCGAGCGGCGAGGCCACGACCCGGCGCAGCGCGACCACGCTCACCAGCACGGCGAGGAGCGGCACGGCGAGCGTCACCAGCACGAAGCCGGCCCACGCCGCCGGCGGCAGCCCCTGCCGCAGCAGACTCACCGTGAGCAGCGCGCAGAACACCGCGGCGACCGACGCCCCCAGGAGGCAGGCGAGGCCCGACTCCAGGGCCGCGACGCGCCGCACCTGCCCCGGTGTCGCCCCGGCGAGGCGCAGCCCGGCCAGCCTGCGGTCACGGTGCACGGCGCCGATACGCGCGCACTGGCCGAGGAAGCCGAGCACCGGCACCCACAGGAGCAGCAGCGTCACGACCACGCCGGCGCGCTGCGAAGGCTGGTTCAGGAGGCCGTGGAAGTACGACGCGGACACCTGCCCCTCCACCGAGGCGACCGCGACCGCCGCGAGCCCGAGGCCGGTGGCCAGGGCCGCCCCCACCGCCGTGAGCGTCACCCGCCACCACTCCCGGCGGTCCGAGCCCCGTGTCAGCAGCCACGCCAGTCCGAGATCCCCGGTCATCGGGTCGCCCCCAGGGCCGTCGCGTCCTCGGAGACGGCCCCGTCGCGCAGCCGTACCTCACGGTCCGCGTACGCCGCCACCTGCGCGTCGTGCGTGATCAGCAGTACGGCCGTGCCGGTCTCCCGGGCCGTGTGCGTCAGGGCCGTCATCACCTGCTCGCTCGCCAGGGAGTCGAGCGCGCCGGTGGGTTCGTCGGCGAAGACGACCTTGGGCCCCGTCACCAACGCTCGTGCCAGTGCCACCCGTTGAGCCTGGCCGCCGCTCATCTCGCCGGGCCGCAGCCCCTCCTGGCCGCGTACGCCGAAGCGCTCCAGCCAGGCGCCCGCCTGCTCGTGGGCGGCGCCGCGGGAGGCTCTGCGGGAAGTCTCGCGGGAGGCTCCCGCGAGGAGCAGGGGCAGCGCCACGTTGTCGAGCGCCGTCA
This sequence is a window from Streptomyces ortus. Protein-coding genes within it:
- a CDS encoding ROK family transcriptional regulator, coding for MAGTAGTSGTPGTPRVLRAMNDRAALDLLLEHGPLSRTRIGKLTGLSKPTASQLLARLEAAGLVVVTGTSEGRPGPNAQLYAVNPSAAYAAGLDVTPERILAAVADVTGRTVGEYELPTPGRRAAHTVVRQVTDALDGAVKAAGLVRADVQRLVIGTPGAFDPNTGRLRYASHLPGWHSPALLDELAAALPMPVEYENDVNLAAVAEQQLGAARGHDDFVLLWNEGGLGAALVLGGRLHRGWTGGAGEVGFLPVPGAPLVRHVTKANSGGYQELAGSQAIPKLARELGIKPIPSGPYTEVAAALVEQAADVDAGPHRELLKTYATGLATGLASLVSVLDPELVVLSGASLSRGGEPLRALVQAELEELAASRPRLVVGDVHEQPVLRGALESALAATRDEVFDTSAH
- a CDS encoding 6-phospho-beta-glucosidase: MKLAVVGGGSTYTPELIDGFARLRDTLPVEELVLVDPALDRLELVGGLARRIFAKQGHPGRITTTDDLDAGVAGADAVLLQLRVGGQAARNEDETWPLECGCVGQETTGAGGLAKALRTVPVVLDIAERVRRANPDAWIIDFTNPVGIVTRALLQAGHKAVGLCNVAIGFQRKFATMLGVAPTDVHLDHVGLNHLTWETHVRLGGPEGENVLPKLLAEHGDAIAGDLRLPSGVLDRLGVVPSYYLRYFYAHDEVVRELGTKPSRAAEVAAMERELLTMYGDPALDEKPALLGRRGGAYYSEAAVDLAASLLGGGGSPYQVVNTHNRGTLPFLPDDAVIEVQAAVGRSGAAPLPVAPVDPLFAGLMANVTAYEDLALEAALRGGRERVFRALLAHPLVGQYALADGLTDRLIAHNREHLAWA
- a CDS encoding ABC transporter substrate-binding protein — its product is MPRKAVLAAASIALLATGGTGCTGSSGSGATDDPNAKTTITFWHGWSAPAEVKAIQENIARFEKAHPNIKVKVVGNINDDKLNQALRAGGSNGPDVVSSFTTSNVGKFCSSGAFADLKPFIEKSKLDLDAIIPKPMLEYTEFEGTRCALPLLGDAYGLYYNKDAFEAAGIKSPPKTWTEFAEDAKKLTKSKGDSYAQLGFMPNFHGYETVVDHYMSQWDHSYFDKSGKSNIAEDPAFAEMFTYQKKLVGELGGFQKLERYRNTFGDEWGAKHPFQTGQVAMQLDGEWRLGMAKDAGVKFEIGTAPMPVADDEVDEYGKGFLSGTIMGIAPQSEKQNAAWELMKYMTTDTEAVVSFANAIHNVPSTFDALKSPDLKVEGGFKTFVEIARHPGSNTPPASVNGATYQTTLQDFGYQYESGKVKDLKAGLKKTADQIDRDIEQAK
- a CDS encoding carbohydrate ABC transporter permease; the protein is MAQTTEVRVPARHVDPAAPKPPVTPAERTARRKALLEWIAVHALGVAAALFFVLPFVFVVLTSLMSDDQTLTRDLVPDTWEWGNYTKVFDTPGFLTWWRNTLLYAGVGTALTVASSIPVAYALAKFRFRGRNLSLMLVISMMMLPPQVIIIPMYLFWAKQLDLSGTLWPLIIPMAFGDAFSIFLLRQFLMTIPNEYLDAARVDGCGELKTLLKVVLPMAKPGIAAVALFQFFYAWNDYFGPQIYASENPAAWTLSYGLESFKGAHHTDWNLTMAATVLVMAPVILVFFFAQKAFVEGVTLTGVKG
- a CDS encoding glycoside hydrolase family 43 protein; the protein is MPPLRRRLARLIPLGLAATLLLALGQAATAAGPAGAVSAGGVAATADAPASVRGRTTLGGADPSVIKVGDLYVAAKSVDGGIAVRTAATLEGIASAPKQQVWRDTGGLGEVWAPEIVHHDGAYRIYFAAGTGAAHRMYHISSASPATGYSAATKVALPGDKWAIDGAPFTFNGQRWFVWSGWAGDTNVEQNLYVARMSGPTTSTGDRYVISQPRESWERIVGNPYINEAPQPIVDPNGQLHIAYSANGSWSDQYCIADLRLRAGGDPTYVWDWYKSNGCLFGSHAATMMPGWDPTLYVDGPGHHTFVLPRGDATAGPPSGNRFPTMFHAVAKGTPYSWSNRYWYTGTAVWWGSTTYSRANVPGSPTNTGFSLKFFE
- a CDS encoding ABC transporter ATP-binding protein, translated to MSSTHEAAPILAARGLTKAHGGTRALRGAAVDLYAGEILAVTGASGSGKSTLLHCLAGIVRPDEGSVVYAGQRLDRLPEERLSELRRTEFGVVFQFGQLIPELTALDNVALPLLLAGASRETSRRASRGAAHEQAGAWLERFGVRGQEGLRPGEMSGGQAQRVALARALVTGPKVVFADEPTGALDSLASEQVMTALTHTARETGTAVLLITHDAQVAAYADREVRLRDGAVSEDATALGATR
- a CDS encoding ABC transporter permease codes for the protein MTGDLGLAWLLTRGSDRREWWRVTLTAVGAALATGLGLAAVAVASVEGQVSASYFHGLLNQPSQRAGVVVTLLLLWVPVLGFLGQCARIGAVHRDRRLAGLRLAGATPGQVRRVAALESGLACLLGASVAAVFCALLTVSLLRQGLPPAAWAGFVLVTLAVPLLAVLVSVVALRRVVASPLGWVRRVRRPEHGRPATLALLVPAVLVGPATLLIVVRNTGPGATPLPLLVFAAVALTGTGAVAVAGLTARAVGGRLAARTGSPAVLLAAERLRSDPWATARTHAAVLLVAVVGVGFVGVRQVFLDAVHHPREGLPYEAHDVAFYTTGVDLTGAAVLLALLISLGGLAVGTAESLATRRRGLAAQAAAGVPHRVLGRALLLETALPLAPAMLLAAAGGTAVHLAYAKAADAVVVPVLVPLLVPVAVYGACLLAAATSLPLLRRTLRPAELRFT
- a CDS encoding carbohydrate ABC transporter permease, with product MATLTPTLRTKRRKQALRTAAFMSPWLIGFGVFFAYPLISTVYFSFMKYDGFGVPEFRGLDNWSYVFNDYPMFWPALRNTLWLVLVMVTFRVVFGLGIGLLITKIKTGAGVFRTLFYLPYLAPPVAATLAFVFLLNPGTGPVNSVLGDLGLPTPGWFTDATWSKPALTMLALWGVGDLMVIFMAALLDVPREQYEAAELDGASAWQRFRFVTLPNISPIVMFAVVTGVIQTMQYYTQPLVAGKVASGIIGGSGQQFEPGYPDKSTLTLPQLVYNLGFQRFDYGSACVVALVLFALSMLFTAFLMRRRGGLIQAGD
- a CDS encoding mechanosensitive ion channel family protein; the protein is MFLSVLSVADPTEEPTSPTLQDAQEGATNAASWVEQNWSTWLSIGLRVLLIVIIAVVLRVAVRRTITKFIDRMNRTAQAVDGTALGGLLVNVERRRQRSQAIGSVLRSVASFLIVGTAALMILGTFQINLAPLLASAGVAGVAIGFGARNLVTDFLSGVFMILEDQYGVGDTVDAGVASGEVIEVGLRVTKLRGDNGEIWYVRNGEVKRIGNLSQGWATAGVDVTVRSDEDLDRVRSVLAEVGEAMSKDEPWNERLWGPIEVLGLDSVILDSMVVRVSAKTMPGKALSVERELRWRIKQAFDRADISIVGGLPAPAEDSPPADPTAGMAPPSAYSNTGSAQSQAASPLTPPAVVPSGGAK
- a CDS encoding HNH endonuclease; its protein translation is MPHVLVLNASYEPLGVVPLRRALVLVLENKAVSLEESGAFMHSATVTVPAPSVVRLKRFVRVPYRGPVPLTRRALFARDGGRCMYCGGVATSVDHVIPRSRGGQHVWDNVVASCRRCNHTKADRHLVEIGWRLRHKPAPPSGLAWRIIGTGHRDPRWLPYLQPYGAEDAMARIDGISA